The Deltaproteobacteria bacterium genome segment CGATTAGGCGTACAGCTGAGGCGTTGGGCGTGACGAGGTTGAAGTTGAGTCAGGTGCTGGGAGATAGGGTTGAGTCTTAGAATTAGCCACGCTTTGAAGGCAACGATGATGACTAGTCAAACTCTCCGTCCCAAAGTCGGCGAAAGAACAACTCCCAGGGAATAAGACTAAGCCCGTCTTCGTACTTGCGTTCAATGGGATCCTGGCTGACGAGGATTCGGTGTTGCCAGTCGTTCTCTTCAGCGATTTTACTCAGACCCTTACTGTCGCGGCTGCTGGTGCGTTGAGTGGATTTGATCTCGATAGCGATGCGATTGTCAATCACGAGGTCAACCTCCTCTCCGTGTTTAGTGCGCCAAAAGTTTAGATCCCAATAGCGGCGACGATAGGCGTTGTAAGCTCGCACCTCGCTGATGACAAAATGCTCAAATGACAGACCGTAGGTATTCGAATTGCGATCTAAGTGCTTAGTGCCGGTTAAAGCGTGAATGACTCCGCAATCAAATAGATAGTGTTTTGCGGTAGCTACTGACTTGCGACTCTTGCCCTCGCGCCATGGTTCCAGTCGATAACCAATCAACGTGTCGTCTAATATTTCGAAATAGTCTTTGATAGTCTTCGCCGATAGTCCAATGTCGCTCGCGATGTTGGCGTAATTCAGCAATTCGCCACTGCACTGTGCAGAAAGCTTAAGAAATCGGCTGAACGCTGGGAGATTACGCACCTCAGCCTCAAGTTGAATTTCCTCCTTTAGGTAAAGAGTGATGTAATCCAGGAGTTCCTCGCGGGGACTGTCAGACAGGTAAACACGAGGTAGGGAACCAAAAAGGAGAAATCTCTCAAGGTCAAATTTTTGAGCAGTGGAAGTCTCCTGCCAGGTAAATGGCAGAAGCATTGCTTGCGTGGCACGGCCACCAAGCATGTTGGCATTGTTGCGCTTTAGTTTTCTAGCGCTTGAGCCCGTTAGCAAAAACCTCCGTCCCTTTTTTTCAATGAGGCGATGCACTTCGTCGAGTAACATTGGTAGTTTCTGTACCTCGTCAATCACTACGAGTGCTTCTGGGCGCGCAGCAACTAAGGCTGCTAATTCGGATGGATTTTGACTAAGCGGCAGATAAAAGTCGCCACTGAGTAGATCGATAACCATCGCCTCGGCTAGTTGGAGTTCGATCAGACGGGTTTTGCCAGCGCCCCTTGGCCCAAACAAGAAGGAGCTCTTTCTTGCAGTAATTTCAGAGAGATCTAGAATTCGTGGAATATCTGAAGTCAT includes the following:
- a CDS encoding ATP-binding protein encodes the protein MTSDIPRILDLSEITARKSSFLFGPRGAGKTRLIELQLAEAMVIDLLSGDFYLPLSQNPSELAALVAARPEALVVIDEVQKLPMLLDEVHRLIEKKGRRFLLTGSSARKLKRNNANMLGGRATQAMLLPFTWQETSTAQKFDLERFLLFGSLPRVYLSDSPREELLDYITLYLKEEIQLEAEVRNLPAFSRFLKLSAQCSGELLNYANIASDIGLSAKTIKDYFEILDDTLIGYRLEPWREGKSRKSVATAKHYLFDCGVIHALTGTKHLDRNSNTYGLSFEHFVISEVRAYNAYRRRYWDLNFWRTKHGEEVDLVIDNRIAIEIKSTQRTSSRDSKGLSKIAEENDWQHRILVSQDPIERKYEDGLSLIPWELFFRRLWDGEFD